GCCAACAGCATCCTGGTTCCATAGGTCGGGTCGTGGATCGGTACGGCATAGGTTTTCCATCCATAGACGGTTGCCTTTCATGCTGATCATAGCAAATTCCAATTTCCCCTTGTTTCCCCGGCAAATGTTTTCATGGAAGTCGCGCCAAACATCACGGTATTCTGGCGCGATAAGATCATATAATGTGGCCCCGATGACTCCTTCACCGTGCTCACATTCGATCATATCCAGTCCGGCCCGGTTAATGGAAACCAGTTTGCTGTCCGCATCCACGACGGTCACGCATTCTGGTTCTGCTTCGATAATGGCGCACAAATGCTCCTGGCTTGCCAGCAGCGCTTCTTCCGCTCTCTTGCGATCGGTGATTTCCTTATCCCCGCGCGTGAGGGCTTGGTTCATCACCTGGATTGAGGAAAACGTAAGAATGCCAACCCAGGCGAAGATAACGGTATAGGCTACCCACTGGGTTATCGTAACGGAATAATTCGGATGCGGCAACAGTCCAGCATTTTCTGCCCCAATCAATCCGCCAACAAGGAGCGAACAGAGCGCGGTGGTTATCATCATCCCGCGAATGTCAAACAATAAACCCCCAGTGATGACTACCAACAAGTACATCGCCGTTGTGGGCGCGCGAATGGTACCTATGCTTGCCACGACTGCCGTGATCAGGACGAGTCCCATTGTGATCAGTCCAATCCTCGCCAGGCGCACTCTGCCGCGATGCATCCACGAGCGCAGAACCAGGCAAAATGCAAACGCCAACACTTCCGCTGCGAACGAAGTAAGAGAACTTTTGCCTCCCAGCAGATCGCCGATTAAGAGAATGGGCACAAGCATCGAAATGTTGGTCAAGGCAGAATTGAGTAAATTGGCACGAAGCGTCTTGATTTCATCGTCCAGGAACACTGGCGGCGCTAACCAGCGTTTTATATAAAGCATCATCGGATTACCCCATCCTGACTTTTCCATTACTCAAGTAGTTACATAAACTTTCAGTTATAATTTTCGGTCAAATTTTTAGTTGGGATACAAAATACCTGGAAGGGGTAGAGCTACTTCAGGACAGAACCCCGCTTGTTATATCCCAGAAAAATTTAAAAAAATTATCCAGAATAAAGAGAATTGAAGAGAAGCTGATTGCCGAAAAATGATATCAGGCTCTTTTCCCTTAGTTACCTTAATACCTTTTATGGACAATTTTCATTATCCAGAATAAATACTAAGACAACGATCTATTTTTGTGCACTTAAATCAAAAAGAATCCTTTTGTTTGACTTAAATTCTTCCGATATTGTATTTTTGTCTTGCTGTCTTGATAACTTCTTTTATTTGTTGGGGAACATGCTCAATACATAGGCTATTTCCATCAAAGATAAACTCTGCTTCTGCTAGACATTTAATACATTTTAATTTCATTATCAATCACTAGTTGGTTTCTTTCTACCCTATTGTTATTTAACCTTTGTATATTGTTTTCTTTTAAAAATTTATCCAGAATAAAAAGTAAAAACCATAATTTATTTTTCTATAATTATTTTGGTTGCCCTGTAACATTGGCATCGACATCATTTTTCATTGATTCCCATTTCTTTAATTCCCAGATTAAAATTTTACGGCGCAAGATTTGTTAGGATTAAATAATGGAGAATAAGGAGCTGGCGATAAAAAAGGGTGATCGAAGGGCTAGAGATAAGTTCGCCAGTCTCAATCTATTATTTGCTGCACAAATACAAGACAGATGTTGTGAAGAATGATGACAACTTTAATTTCCCAGGAAATAATCAGAAGTGCGAGGGATGGGATTTGAACCCACGAACCCCTTCGGGATTAGCCCCTAAAGCTAACGCCTTTGACCGGACTGGGCGACCCTCGCATTTTACGCCATAGATTACGTAAGTTTCTTATCAGATAAAGTCCTATTTTTAATCACCTTTTTTCGTGTTATGCGGCCATAAATCTTATGTGATATTTCGTGGAAGACCTAAATCCTGCGCCTTGACCGGGCCGGGCGACCTCCGTACTTTTGCCTATAAATGATTTTTATTGCATAAAGCTTTGTTTAGCTGCACAATAGGTGGGATAATATGAAAGGAGTTTACGTTTTAATTCTGAGGCTGGACAACGATACCGATATCCGAACAGGTGGACTAGGAGTGCTTTGTTTTAAAAAAGGGTATTATGCCTATGTTGGTTCTGCTCTTGGGGCTGGAGGATTCAAGCGTGTAACAAGGCATTTCGATGTAGCTTCGGGGAAAAACAGTACAAGAAAATGGCATATCGATTACCTCCTTCCGCACTCGGAGGTAATTTGCGCGGTTTTTTCACCAACTGACGATGCCCTCGAATGCATTGTCGCAAAAATTTTAGGTGAATTTTCAGGTGCTATACAGGGCTTTGGGTGCAGCGACTGCACATGCGAATCGCATCTTTTTTTTACAGGTGGAAATATAATGGATGAGGCTTCGCACATCTGCGAAGGTGTCTCTGGAAACGAAAGTATCATTATTTACCCGAACATGTAGGAAGTATATGGACATCGGAATCATTGGAGGCTCCGGATACACGGGCGGAGAGCTTCTTCGCTTGCTGGCAGGGCATCCGGAAGCAAATGTCGTGGCCGTTACATCCCGGAGCAGGAAAGGGCAAAAAGTCAGCGATACCCACGCACATCTTCGGAAAATATACGAATTGGATTTCGAAGATCTGAGCGCAGAGGAAGTCGCATCACGCTCCGATATCGTATTTACAGCAGTTCCACACGGTACTGCCATGCAGGTCGTCCCTTCGCTGCTTGATGCCGGCGTGAAAGTCATCGATCTTAGCGCAGATTATCGTCTCAAGACATCGGTTTTTGAAAAGGTCTACAACCTGAAGCATACCGATCCAAGGGTTGCAGTCTATGGCATACCGGAGCTCCATCCCGAAGTGGCAGGGGAAAATTTCATAGCGAACCCGGGCTGCTACCCAACTGGAGCATCTCTTGCCGCCGCGCCCCTCGCTGATGCCGGACTTATCGAGCGCGCAGTATTCGATTCCAAAAGCGGGATCTCAGGGGCCGGCGCAGAGCCATCGGAAGTATCTCATTATCCCAACATGGCAGAGAACATCCAGGCTTATAAACTCACATCCCACCGCCATCGCGCCGAGATAGTGCAGGAACTCTCGCGCCTGGACGGTAATCTTACCAAGATCAGCTTTACTCCCCATGTCATCCCTTCCGTGAGGGGGATCCTTACCACGGCGCACATTTTTGTGAAGAAGGAATTGAACGATAAAGAAGTGAACGACATTTATTGCAATTTCTATGGGGATAAGCCATTTATCCGGCTGATAAAAGGAATCCCAATGCTGGGAAGCGTGCGCGGTTCCAATTTTTGCGATATAGGTTTTGAGATAGAAAAAGGCAGTGACAGGATAGTTATTATATCTGCGATAGACAATCTTGTTAAAGGAGCATCCGGTCAGGCGATACAGAACATGAACCTGATGTTCGGACTTGATGAAAAGACAGGGCTCTGGACACCGGCCACTGCTCCATGAGGTTAAAATGAAAATAAGAGATGTAATGAATAAAAACGTGATCTTCTGCAAACCCGATGATCCTGTGAGTACCCTTGCAAAACTCTTCAAAGAGAACCATATCAGCGGTATGCCGGTCGTCGAAAATGAAAAAGTCGTCGGTATCGTTTCTGAAACTGATCTGCTGAAATTATTCAAAGCCCCAGAATTTTCAGGAGGATTGTGGCTTCCAAGCCCGCTTGAAGTCATAGAGCTACCCCTGAGGAACCTTGTCAGGCTTGAAGAAATGAAAAAAGCACTCGAGGATGTGAAATTGAAGCATATCCGGAGCATTATGAAAAAAACGGTTCACTCCATATCTCCCGACGATAGTCTGGAAGAGGCTTCAGGCAAGATGGTCAGGCACAACGTCAACAGGCTGCCAGTCATTGAGAATGGAAAGCTTGTGGGGATCGTGGCGCGAAGCGATATAATCAGGGGACTCTCATCAGCGGAATAGAATCCTATGAAGCTCATCGAAGGCGGAATCTGTGCTGTCAGGGGTGTGAGGGCAAACGGGATCAAACAGGGAAAGAACGGTCTTGCGATCATCGTTCCTGATGCCAAGAGCCTTTCTACATCTGGCGTTTTCACACGCAACAAGGTCATTGCAGCCCCGCTAATTGTCACGCGAGATGCGCTCGCGAAAGGAGAGCTCAAAGGTATTATCGCGAACAGTGGATGTGCCAATGCATTCACGGGTGAGAAGGGCATAACCGATGCAAAGTGGATGGCAGGCATACTTGCAAACAAACTGAAATGCAGGCCCGATGAGATCGGAGTGGGGTCAACGGGTGTTATAGGACGGTACCTGGACAGGGTATGGATCGAGGAACATCTGGACGAAGTTTATCGAAATCTCAGAGGTGAAGGAGAAGCAAGTAAAGCCGCGGCAAGAGCCATTATGACCACAGACACAGCGATGAAAGAAATAGCAATAGAGCTGGATAACGGGGTACGTATCGGCGGGATCTCCAAAGGGTCAGGGATGATCGAACCGAACATGGGTACTATGCTTGCGTTCCTCTATACAGATGCAGTACTATCCAGAGAAGCGCTTGATGAATCCTTAAAAAAAGCAGTTGACAGGAGCTTCAATATGGTAGTGGTGGATGGGGATACGAGTACGAACGACATAGCGATACTGACCGCCACAGGGTACCATGAGATCGAGGAAGAGGAATTCCAGGAGGGGCTTGATTTTGTGTGCATGAGCCTTTCCAGGATGATAGCAAGGGATGGGGAAGGCGCGACCAGATTGATAGAGGCAAGGGTCAAGGGCGCGCTGTCTCTGGAAGACGCAAAGAAAGCGGCAAAAGCAATCGTACGTTCGCCGCTTGTGAAGACAGCGATATTCGGAAAAGACCCGAACTGGGGAAGGGTCGTGGCCGCTGCAGGCTATTCAGGCGCAGAGGTCGACCAGGATAAGATATCCCTGAAATTCTCAAATAATAACAGCGAGGCTGTGCTTGTTGATTCGGGCAGGATTATTGAAGGAAAGCTTGAGGCCCTAAAGAGCATTATGGAAAGCGATGAGATCATTATTGAAGTGGATATAGGTCTTGGGGATTTTGAGGCGATTGCGTGGGGCTGCGACCTGACATACGATTATGTGAAGATCAATGCGATGTACACGACATAGAAAATAAGGAAATACAAGAATACAAAAATTTCCAAAGGGGAATTATGTCCGGACATTCATATTTGGGCTTCCGAAGCATCTCGAAGGCGTTGTCAGGAAAATAATGGACACTTTGACCTTGTTTTGAGAACTATATAACATAGGGTAAAAAAACATCAGGTGAAAAAATTTGGTTCCATGATTGAAAATCAGGTTCCGGGAATTACTACTTTTCCAGCCACGTCTATATTTCCTGGATCACAAACCTGCAATGCCGATGCCCCGTCCCGCAGCATTCGGTTTCCCTGACGATCCAATCAAGGTTCAGCCGGCTTGAAATAACCCCTTCGATAATCCCTTCATCCATGGAGCACAGCGTTTTCCCCACATTCGGCA
This DNA window, taken from Candidatus Methanoperedens sp., encodes the following:
- a CDS encoding GIY-YIG nuclease family protein → MKGVYVLILRLDNDTDIRTGGLGVLCFKKGYYAYVGSALGAGGFKRVTRHFDVASGKNSTRKWHIDYLLPHSEVICAVFSPTDDALECIVAKILGEFSGAIQGFGCSDCTCESHLFFTGGNIMDEASHICEGVSGNESIIIYPNM
- a CDS encoding PAS domain-containing protein, coding for MEKSGWGNPMMLYIKRWLAPPVFLDDEIKTLRANLLNSALTNISMLVPILLIGDLLGGKSSLTSFAAEVLAFAFCLVLRSWMHRGRVRLARIGLITMGLVLITAVVASIGTIRAPTTAMYLLVVITGGLLFDIRGMMITTALCSLLVGGLIGAENAGLLPHPNYSVTITQWVAYTVIFAWVGILTFSSIQVMNQALTRGDKEITDRKRAEEALLASQEHLCAIIEAEPECVTVVDADSKLVSINRAGLDMIECEHGEGVIGATLYDLIAPEYRDVWRDFHENICRGNKGKLEFAMISMKGNRLWMENLCRTDPRPDLWNQDAVGRHERYYRAQAG
- a CDS encoding CBS domain-containing protein, producing MKIRDVMNKNVIFCKPDDPVSTLAKLFKENHISGMPVVENEKVVGIVSETDLLKLFKAPEFSGGLWLPSPLEVIELPLRNLVRLEEMKKALEDVKLKHIRSIMKKTVHSISPDDSLEEASGKMVRHNVNRLPVIENGKLVGIVARSDIIRGLSSAE
- the argJ gene encoding bifunctional ornithine acetyltransferase/N-acetylglutamate synthase, whose protein sequence is MKLIEGGICAVRGVRANGIKQGKNGLAIIVPDAKSLSTSGVFTRNKVIAAPLIVTRDALAKGELKGIIANSGCANAFTGEKGITDAKWMAGILANKLKCRPDEIGVGSTGVIGRYLDRVWIEEHLDEVYRNLRGEGEASKAAARAIMTTDTAMKEIAIELDNGVRIGGISKGSGMIEPNMGTMLAFLYTDAVLSREALDESLKKAVDRSFNMVVVDGDTSTNDIAILTATGYHEIEEEEFQEGLDFVCMSLSRMIARDGEGATRLIEARVKGALSLEDAKKAAKAIVRSPLVKTAIFGKDPNWGRVVAAAGYSGAEVDQDKISLKFSNNNSEAVLVDSGRIIEGKLEALKSIMESDEIIIEVDIGLGDFEAIAWGCDLTYDYVKINAMYTT
- the argC gene encoding N-acetyl-gamma-glutamyl-phosphate reductase, whose amino-acid sequence is MDIGIIGGSGYTGGELLRLLAGHPEANVVAVTSRSRKGQKVSDTHAHLRKIYELDFEDLSAEEVASRSDIVFTAVPHGTAMQVVPSLLDAGVKVIDLSADYRLKTSVFEKVYNLKHTDPRVAVYGIPELHPEVAGENFIANPGCYPTGASLAAAPLADAGLIERAVFDSKSGISGAGAEPSEVSHYPNMAENIQAYKLTSHRHRAEIVQELSRLDGNLTKISFTPHVIPSVRGILTTAHIFVKKELNDKEVNDIYCNFYGDKPFIRLIKGIPMLGSVRGSNFCDIGFEIEKGSDRIVIISAIDNLVKGASGQAIQNMNLMFGLDEKTGLWTPATAP